From one Dermacentor silvarum isolate Dsil-2018 chromosome 3, BIME_Dsil_1.4, whole genome shotgun sequence genomic stretch:
- the LOC119444792 gene encoding solute carrier family 22 member 13 gives MADRHLNRKPSFPSVVKRSSSLSEVEVLKSHPLKTHSGSWATKTRQLLSPLLGRPRSLSVNRSPEEFQMSPQHKRASTAPVITLPPCDVGGKQPGFASISRRQSQPRDSVQSISRSRQSLSRTSLSLPRDGSPGPPHAINNRMASCLRREKASFLVGRNGRFQTTTFHFGLLVAFMVPFQTLPLQSVQHDIDHWCARPKNLRNMSTEEWKHQMVPRTDDGHYSRCRMYAEWNGTSVATVPCTSWEYAPSVYHYSIVKEFGLVCERAWYLPLSCAAFAMGAFCALLIMGPLADWLGRKPVMQFTVIVVQAAVMVILLFVRLNTFIVMRFILGAATTTLFNTSFVLVVEVLAPERRSLYAMAVLLSKVIGAVIASAMMLAGFSWYTLQLAGMLPCLMMLRSITCLVESPRWLLARGRLDEAETVIMRAATLNGENIFDVRLQWGRQRRELERPEGTRMSTCYEAARLWCRWKDNAILYFCWCVTAFTLQVTWLKIHYLGFYPLALMALFALLSIPGELGAMASAAHVGRKTSLAWALVVAAIVIFATAAWGDSNVVSSATLLTLASVVTDASQAVLTLYTAEVYPTVVRCSGLAMCTCFSAAASIATPLAVYLDVLQVSWLPLVMVSLLGLTAAFLVVRLPDTKERTVLPDELSDIPFEASSGIAQAVPDNANIASLEVQSNDKRRTLGER, from the coding sequence ATGGCCGACCGGCATCTAAATAGGAAGCCATCGTTCCCGTCAGTGGTGAAGCGGAGCTCGTCGCTGAGTGAAGTGGAGGTTTTGAAGTCCCACCCTTTGAAGACCCATTCTGGTTCCTGGGCAACCAAAACTCGGCAGCTGCTGTCACCGTTGCTGGGCCGCCCCCGCTCTCTGTCAGTAAACCGCAGCCCCGAAGAATTTCAGATGTCTCCGCAACACAAGCGTGCCAGTACTGCACCCGTGATCACTCTACCACCCTGCGACGTAGGCGGGAAGCAGCCCGGGTTTGCCTCAATATCGCGTAGGCAAAGCCAGCCACGCGATAGCGTGCAGTCCATTAGCCGCAGCCGGCAATCCCTGTCGCGCACTTCGCTGAGCTTGCCTCGGGATGGCTCGCCCGGACCGCCGCATGCAATCAACAACAGGATGGCCAGTTGCTTGCGGCGCGAGAAGGCTTCTTTTCTCGTGGGCAGGAACGGTCGCTTCCAAACGACGACGTTTCACTTCGGCTTGctcgtagccttcatggtgcccTTTCAGACACTGCCGTTGCAGAGTGTCCAGCACGATATCGACCACTGGTGCGCTAGACCCAAGAATCTGCGCAACATGTCTACAGAAGAATGGAAACACCAGATGGTGCCACGCACCGACGACGGCCACTACAGCCGGTGCCGCATGTATGCCGAATGGAACGGAACCAGTGTAGCCACGGTGCCGTGCACTAGCTGGGAGTACGCGCCCTCCGTATATCACTACTCCATCGTTAAGGAGTTTGGCTTGGTCTGCGAACGTGCTTGGTACCTGCCGCTGAGCTGTGCCGCCTTCGCCATGGGCGCCTTCTGCGCTTTGCTCATCATGGGGCCATTGGCAGACTGGCTGGGGCGAAAGCCCGTGATGCAGTTCACAGTGATCGTTGTCCAAGCGGCGGTCATGGTGATTCTGTTGTTCGTCAGGCTAAACACGTTCATAGTCATGCGTTTCATCCTTGGAGCCGCCACGACCACGCTTTTCAACACGAGCTTTGTGCTCGTGGTGGAAGTTCTGGCACCTGAGCGGCGCTCTCTCTACGCGATGGCGGTGTTGTTGAGCAAGGTTATCGGTGCCGTCATCGCATCCGCAATGATGTTGGCCGGGTTCAGCTGGTACACGTTGCAGCTGGCCGGTATGCTACCTTGCCTCATGATGCTGCGGTCGATCACGTGCCTGGTGGAGTCCCCACGCTGGTTGCTGGCCAGAGGCCGGCTAGATGAGGCCGAAACAGTCATCATGCGTGCGGCTACGCTCAACGGCGAGAACATTTTCGATGTGCGCCTCCAGTGGGGGCGCCAGCGTCGTGAATTGGAGCGCCCAGAAGGTACTCGCATGAGTACTTGCTACGAGGCAGCGCGTCTGTGGTGCCGTTGGAAGGATAATGCCATCCTTTACTTCTGCTGGTGCGTGACTGCGTTTACGTTGCAGGTGACGTGGCTGAAAATTCACTACTTGGGGTTCTATCCGCTGGCGCTCATGGCCCTCTTCGCGCTGCTGTCCATCCCTGGCGAGCTGGGCGCTATGGCTTCTGCTGCGCACGTCGGCCGAAAGACGTCCCTGGCTTGGGCTCTGGTCGTCGCCGCAATTGTCATCTTCGCGACTGCTGCATGGGGCGATTCGAATGTTGTCTCCAGCGCTACGCTGCTGACGCTTGCGAGCGTGGTCACGGACGCATCGCAAGCCGTTCTAACGCTGTACACAGCAGAAGTGTACCCTACAGTGGTGCGCTGCTCGGGCCTAGCCATGTGCACGTGCTTTTCGGCAGCGGCCAGCATCGCCACTCCACTCGCCGTCTACCTAGACGTTTTGCAGGTGTCGTGGTTGCCTCTGGTCATGGTGTCTCTGCTAGGTCTCACCGCTGCATTCTTGGTGGTTCGGCTGCCAGACACCAAAGAGCGTACTGTTCTGCCAGACGAGCTGTCAGACATACCGTTCGAGGCATCGTCGGGAATCGCTCAAGCGGTGCCTGATAACGCAAACATCGCATCGCTGGAAGTGCAAAGCAACGATAAACGCCGGACACTAGGAGAACGTTGA